ATTCCGGTGATCTTCTCACCCACAAAGGGCATGGACCATGTGAACACATTCATGAAGTTGCGCAGCCAGTAGGGATGAGGAGATGAGTTGAACTGCCGAATGTTCATGATGTTGTTCTCATACTTGAGAACCGCagccttgttgttgtatGCATCCAGATAGTTGGGTGCCGAGAAGATGGTCATTACCGAGGGGAAACCAGTGCTCTTGGTTTTTCTGTACATTCTGTAGCCGGCATCTTGGGCCTCGTGAGCTCGAATGATGGACAGCAGTCCGTTGGCCTCCAGGAAGGCACAGGCGGCGTGATAGGAgtagaagaaggagcagccTCGCACGGAGTTGTGGACAAAGTGTGCGTTGCTCTTTTCGGCTCCAAAGTCCTCGCAGGGATCGGCCCACAGCAAATCACACATGATGCCATGGGTGGGGGGCTCTCGGAACCGGTCTATTCGCCGCAGATCGTCCAGGGTATGCAATTCAGGAGACAGACCTCCGTGGACACACAGAAACTGTCTGTTCACAATGGCGGCCAGAGGCAGGGTGCAGAAGGAGGCCAGACACGCCTCGTACAGATCGACCCCGTACTTGTGGACACATTCCCGCTTGAATGTGAAGTATTCGGTCAGATGACGGCACTCGTGGTTGCCTCGCAGCAGGTAGATGGAGTCCGGGTAGTGGATTTTCAGCGACCACAGGTAGAGCACGCACTCGACGGAAAAGTAGCCTCGATCCACGTAGTCGCCCAGGAACAGGTACTGTGTACTGGGTCCGGGGGTTCCTCCAACCTCAAACAACTTGAGCAGATCGTAAAACTGGCCATGCACGTCTCCACAGATGGTGATGGGGGcgtccatctccagcaggGTTGGTTCTTGCTCTAGAATACGCGATCCGGCCTCTACGATGCGAATCGCCTGCTCGTTGGACAgtcggccttctcggtAAATGTGGTCCTTAAGAAACTCCAAGTTGGGTTTCCCGGTGGCTCGGTCGAAcacgtcgtcgtcggacgGCTTGCTAGTGGCGGGTGCAGGCACCGACTTGATGGGTCTGTCGATCGTCGACACCACCGATCCGTCCTCCATGGTGTGCTGGGTGAAGTCGATTTTTGGCAGTGGCTTGCGGTTCTGGAACGCCTTGACCGCGTTGGAGAGCTGTGTGTTGTCCATCGTGTGTGTTGATGGAAAGTGGTGGTCTTATTAGTTGTGTGTCTGTCATGTGGTGAAGATGAGTGCAGTATCGTGCCTGTTGTGCGTCAGGGGCAGGCTGCAGATCAATGAGACAGGTTCAGAGCGCAGTTGTGTCGCTTCGAATGGTCGAAGAGCGGGAGGAACAGCGAGCTGGCAACCGAGAGATGGTGTATTTTCTGTACGTCGTCGAGTTGTGGGCATTTATTTGCACTCAACTAGCCCAACCACTGGTCCAGCAAACATCTGAGACTGCGTGGCCAagttggttaaggcgtACGACTGTTAGAAGCATCGGGTTTCTGTAATCGTAAGATCGAGAGTTCGACCCTCTCCGCGGTCGTCTTTTTTGCTCTCCAGAGATACCACATATATGTTGGACTCCTTGCACCACTTTATATTTGCACATTTCTGCGCCCGCCTCGAGTCTTTGtggttgattttttttgttaaGCATACCAGCTCCGTCGTCTGGAAGATCATAATTCCCAACTAAAAGGTTGAAGTATAGTTGACAATACACAGCCACATCGTAACTAATACAGTAGTATAAAGTATAAAAACATGCAAAACAAAGCCGTCCAAATTAATTCAATTACCGATTGAAGGCACCactatgtacagtatactgTCTTGTACGTTCTGGAGGTACAATCCAAAATTGGGCAAAAAACAACTGCCCGATACTGGAATCGAACCAGTGACCTTTGCATCTCAGACTGAAATACAAGTGCAACGCTCTACCCCTAAGCTAAACGGGCCCTGATTTTCTGATCTTGTAAAAAGTAGCCACCATActgtgaaaaaaaaaagttttttttattggaataaaaaaaattcaaaagCCATGATTCACTACCACGAGACcacgacaatgacatcaaCTAGACGAAGCGTCGACAAACAAACTGACAGCGCCTCGCAGTGCACACCGCAaagattcagaagtgtatgatttattgaacgccaataacccggcttactaggtatatagctgtaatgaatcattagaataaaaaattggaataaaaaaaacatcgTCTAAAAAACGCCGCTGTTACCACGTGACGGTACGGAAAATATCTCAGACTAGAAGATAAATGTTTTTAGTGGCCTGATATTCCCTTGGAACCCTCAATTCGATATCGAATGCTGTGGAGTCATCTAGGCAtgggaggtggtggtggtggagtgaTGGGCTGGTAACCAAACATCACAATGGATGGGAAAGAATCATTAGAACTAAAAAAAATGTTCAATTGGAAGGTCAATTGGTTTCTGACTGGATATCCGCCTGAATCTATACCAGTTCCGCCGTCATTGACAAGATGAACATGTtatgaagaaaaaaacactgAGGTATAGGAGCAGAgcatacaagtatgtgaactgtacatactgtacgagaCTCCGTCTGTCGGATTcaattacaagtaccgggTTTCATATGGGTATTTTCTTGGCTCGATGTCGCATCAGATGACTTGTTTTATGTAGCAAACTTGCACTTGTGCAACATAACTACACTACACATATTGCCATGATTACCACTTCTCCAATTGACACATGTGGGATCCCACCACAACAAGACGGTGCGAAAAACGTCGACAGCCGGTGAGTGAGACTGTCGACCTTTCAATTGAACGGTTCGCTATCTTTGGACCAAAAATTGGATGGAGTTGAGTAGTTGAAGATCTCAAAAAGACTGAGTCTCCCGTCAGACCTGACAACCCCACTATTAAACAACCAGTGTCGAAATACCGACTGGATAAACCGATGCAGAGTTCGATTTCACGTGGATTCACGTGAATTGCGCCACATAAATACATTTTTCAGCATACAAATCGCCATAAAATCTGTGAAAAACACCGGCaacctggccgagcggtcTAAGGCGCCAGGTTAAGGTCACACCTTGACGCAATAtcctggtctcttcggaggcgagagttcgaatctctcgGTTGTCACGTCTTCCAATTGCCAAGGCAGTTGGATATCTTTTTTTGTTATGATCATGCAAGAATGATTAGTCATTAGCTCGAGCATCTCGCCCCGTCTGCTC
The Yarrowia lipolytica chromosome 1A, complete sequence genome window above contains:
- a CDS encoding uncharacterized protein (Compare to YALI0A03245g, similar to uniprot|P23287 Saccharomyces cerevisiae YLR433c CNA1 calcineurin B catalytic subunit (Serine/threonine protein phosphatase)), with product MDNTQLSNAVKAFQNRKPLPKIDFTQHTMEDGSVVSTIDRPIKSVPAPATSKPSDDDVFDRATGKPNLEFLKDHIYREGRLSNEQAIRIVEAGSRILEQEPTLLEMDAPITICGDVHGQFYDLLKLFEVGGTPGPSTQYLFLGDYVDRGYFSVECVLYLWSLKIHYPDSIYLLRGNHECRHLTEYFTFKRECVHKYGVDLYEACLASFCTLPLAAIVNRQFLCVHGGLSPELHTLDDLRRIDRFREPPTHGIMCDLLWADPCEDFGAEKSNAHFVHNSVRGCSFFYSYHAACAFLEANGLLSIIRAHEAQDAGYRMYRKTKSTGFPSVMTIFSAPNYLDAYNNKAAVLKYENNIMNIRQFNSSPHPYWLRNFMNVFTWSMPFVGEKITGMLITMLNICTKEELEDDDSVSGISEATEPEPAASVATGDSDAPSTISFDQRRALRNKILAIGQMSRLFNVLRQESESVSELKAVSGGKLPQGTLMLGGQGIRDAITSFEEARSADLSNERLPPTSEEQAKEKQQQQEGFKKAMGEHDEKIQRLARRLSRG